One Chryseobacterium wanjuense genomic region harbors:
- a CDS encoding histidine kinase, which translates to MEGNYYMIHDYLIFIGVFAIFFFLTVSIYLFIQNQKFKVKNAKLSEANKIIQQRLNEVQLEHIGTKLNPHLFKNILNSVQSHAYQTYMSLDKLANVLDYILYESNNKFVSPKEELNFALSLIEINKIKVNPLFDFRIKSRINKSDAIYEEKVFAPLISVDLIENAFKHTDFLAQDSFISIQMELEDGIFTMKVSNKASLKNILEKEKSGFGSQSLDQRLKMIYNNHYSLHKNSKNGIFTAELTINLGEFYDKMRYS; encoded by the coding sequence ATGGAAGGCAACTACTACATGATTCATGATTATCTGATATTCATTGGAGTATTTGCTATTTTCTTTTTTTTAACGGTAAGCATTTATTTATTTATCCAAAATCAAAAATTTAAAGTAAAAAACGCTAAGCTTTCGGAAGCCAACAAAATAATCCAACAACGATTGAATGAAGTTCAGCTCGAGCATATCGGCACCAAACTGAATCCTCATTTATTCAAAAATATTTTAAATTCCGTCCAGTCACATGCTTATCAGACGTATATGTCGTTGGATAAATTGGCGAATGTTTTAGACTATATTTTATATGAAAGCAACAATAAATTTGTAAGCCCGAAGGAAGAATTAAATTTCGCTTTAAGCCTAATTGAGATTAATAAAATTAAAGTAAATCCTCTTTTCGATTTCAGAATTAAATCCAGAATTAATAAATCTGATGCCATCTACGAAGAGAAAGTTTTTGCCCCGTTAATTTCGGTTGACCTCATTGAAAATGCCTTTAAGCATACAGATTTTCTTGCTCAGGATTCCTTCATTTCCATTCAGATGGAGCTTGAAGACGGTATTTTTACCATGAAAGTGAGTAACAAAGCTTCCTTGAAAAACATTTTGGAGAAAGAAAAAAGCGGTTTCGGAAGCCAGTCACTGGATCAAAGATTGAAAATGATCTACAATAATCATTATTCACTTCACAAAAATTCAAAAAATGGTATCTTCACCGCAGAATTAACAATCAATCTAGGAGAATTTTATGATAAAATGCGTTATTCTTGA
- a CDS encoding LytR/AlgR family response regulator transcription factor, whose translation MIKCVILDDELLAISYLKLLCEQIDNVEVVKAFNDPKIFLNEIANLDCNVCILDIEMPGMNGLQVAELISDSKKIIFTTAYKEYAAEAFDLNVVDYVRKPIKKERLIQAFEKAKELIQNSHKKNFIEWNTNIGKTVIFTDQIVYIKTSEIDSRDKDIILNDGTAIVLKNLSFRNLLEMLPAKDFAQVNKKEIIAISSIKIFSTNEIITTIAEGEHFLKLQIGETYKGSLMEMFGK comes from the coding sequence ATGATAAAATGCGTTATTCTTGATGATGAATTACTGGCTATCAGTTATTTAAAACTTCTATGCGAACAAATTGATAATGTGGAGGTTGTAAAAGCATTTAACGATCCTAAAATATTCCTGAACGAAATCGCCAATCTCGACTGCAACGTCTGTATTTTAGACATCGAAATGCCGGGAATGAATGGTCTGCAGGTCGCCGAACTGATTTCAGATTCAAAAAAAATAATTTTCACCACCGCTTATAAAGAATACGCCGCAGAAGCTTTTGACCTGAATGTGGTGGATTATGTAAGAAAACCGATCAAAAAAGAAAGGTTGATCCAGGCATTCGAAAAAGCGAAAGAACTCATCCAGAATTCTCATAAAAAAAACTTCATCGAGTGGAATACAAACATTGGTAAAACCGTGATTTTCACCGATCAGATCGTTTATATCAAAACATCCGAAATCGACAGCCGCGACAAAGATATTATCTTAAATGACGGTACAGCCATCGTTCTGAAAAACCTGAGCTTTAGAAATCTTCTGGAAATGCTTCCTGCAAAGGATTTTGCACAGGTAAATAAAAAAGAGATCATTGCCATTTCTTCTATCAAGATTTTCTCTACCAACGAAATCATCACCACCATCGCTGAAGGCGAACATTTTCTGAAACTGCAGATCGGTGAAACCTACAAAGGCTCATTAATGGAGATGTTCGGAAAATAG
- a CDS encoding alanine dehydrogenase: protein MSTTNIFTPFTEEELMPKEEKLEVIKKGKQFSIGIPKETSLNERRTCITPDAVQVLVEHGHELIIESGAGESSFFTDLQYSESGAKITTDPKEAFAQDLILKINPPTEEEIDYMKPNTYLVSALQINLRDKDYFLKLAEKKVNAIAFEFIVDEYKQLALVRLVGEIAGTVSILYASELLALSNGLMLGGITGVRPAEVVVLGAGIVGEFATKAAVGLGASVRVFDNSLSKLRRLHTLVDSRVPTSIIDPKELGKALRRADVVIGALPRLNMTPIVTEDMVMKMKKGSVIIDITIDNGKVIETSELTTMEDPYVIKHGVIHCGLPNLTSRMPRTTTKAISNFFLSYILNYDEEGGFENMLVRKNEMKQSLYMYKGRHTKKIICDRFGLTYHDINLLIF from the coding sequence ATGAGTACTACAAATATTTTTACTCCTTTTACCGAAGAGGAACTGATGCCGAAGGAAGAAAAACTGGAGGTTATCAAAAAAGGAAAACAATTCAGTATTGGAATTCCTAAGGAAACTTCTCTGAACGAGAGAAGAACTTGTATCACACCCGATGCGGTGCAGGTTTTGGTAGAACACGGTCATGAACTTATCATAGAATCAGGAGCCGGTGAAAGTTCGTTTTTTACAGATTTGCAGTATTCTGAGTCGGGTGCGAAAATCACCACCGACCCGAAAGAAGCATTTGCTCAGGATTTAATCTTAAAAATCAATCCTCCGACAGAAGAGGAAATTGATTACATGAAACCGAACACTTATCTGGTTTCGGCACTTCAGATCAACCTGAGAGATAAAGATTACTTCCTAAAACTGGCAGAGAAAAAAGTAAACGCCATCGCTTTTGAATTTATTGTAGATGAATACAAGCAATTGGCTTTGGTAAGACTTGTCGGGGAAATCGCCGGAACAGTTTCGATTTTATACGCCTCTGAATTATTGGCATTATCAAACGGCTTAATGCTGGGAGGAATCACGGGAGTGAGACCTGCCGAAGTAGTCGTTTTAGGAGCCGGAATTGTTGGAGAATTTGCTACAAAAGCAGCCGTCGGTCTGGGAGCCAGTGTAAGGGTTTTTGATAATTCACTTTCGAAACTGAGAAGACTTCACACCTTAGTCGACAGCAGAGTACCGACCTCCATTATCGATCCGAAAGAATTAGGCAAAGCATTAAGACGTGCAGATGTTGTTATCGGTGCGCTTCCAAGATTAAATATGACTCCGATTGTGACCGAAGATATGGTCATGAAAATGAAAAAAGGCAGCGTAATCATCGATATCACCATCGACAACGGAAAAGTAATTGAAACATCCGAGCTTACCACAATGGAAGATCCTTACGTGATCAAGCACGGCGTTATCCATTGCGGACTTCCGAATCTTACCTCAAGAATGCCGAGAACGACGACAAAGGCCATCTCCAATTTCTTTCTTTCCTATATTTTAAATTACGACGAAGAAGGCGGCTTCGAAAATATGCTGGTGCGCAAAAATGAAATGAAACAGAGTCTTTATATGTACAAAGGCAGACACACAAAGAAAATCATCTGCGACCGTTTCGGGCTTACTTATCACGATATCAATCTTTTAATTTTCTAA
- the tsaE gene encoding tRNA (adenosine(37)-N6)-threonylcarbamoyltransferase complex ATPase subunit type 1 TsaE translates to MKMTIQKKEDWQEIVEKILPQLKHNIFLLKGNLGAGKTTFTQFLLKNLESEDEVSSPTYSIVNEYNTPKGKVYHFDLYRLKNIEEAYDIGIEEYLDNAFLCIIEWPEVYQDELYGLNYHEMNIINNGDTREISFE, encoded by the coding sequence ATGAAAATGACCATTCAGAAAAAAGAAGACTGGCAGGAGATTGTAGAGAAGATTCTCCCTCAGCTTAAACATAATATTTTTTTATTAAAAGGAAATCTCGGAGCAGGAAAAACCACTTTCACACAGTTTTTACTTAAAAATTTAGAAAGTGAAGATGAAGTGAGCTCTCCTACCTATTCCATTGTTAATGAATACAATACCCCAAAAGGAAAAGTATATCATTTTGATCTGTACCGTTTAAAAAACATCGAAGAAGCTTACGATATCGGTATTGAAGAATATCTGGACAACGCTTTTCTGTGCATTATTGAGTGGCCGGAAGTCTATCAGGATGAGCTTTACGGGCTTAACTATCACGAAATGAATATCATCAATAACGGAGATACAAGAGAAATTTCATTCGAGTAA